TCATCGGCGCGCAGCCCTACCCGGTGCTCGACACCGGCGCCACCCTCACCGAGCTGCCGAGCCTGGACCTCTACCGCAGCCCCGACCCGTTCCGCACTCCGGGACGCGAGGAGTACCGGGACTGGATCGACGCCCTTGAGGTCGCCACCATGTGGACCGGCGGCTTCCCCGAGCCCCTGACGTTCTCCCTGCGGGCCCGCCGCCATCTCGCCGCGCGCGCCGGGGACTTCGACGTCATCCACGACAACCAGACCCTCGGCTACGGCCTGTTGGGCGAGCTGGGCGCTCCTCTCGTCACCACGATCCACCACCCCATCACCGTGGACCGGAAGCTGGACCTGGCCGCCGCCAAGGACCGCAAGAAGCGCCTTTCCGTCCGCCGCTGGTACGGCTTCACCCGCATGCAGGGCCGCGTGGCCCGCCGCCTGCCGTCGGTGCTGACCGTCTCCGGCTCCTCCCGGCAGGAGATCGCAGAGCACCTCGGTGTGCGCGACGAGCGCATCCACGTCGTCCACATCGGCGCCGACACCGACCTGTGGTCGCCCGACGCCTCGGTGGCGGAGGTGCCCGGGCGGATCGTGACGACCTCCAGCGCCGACGTGCCGCTCAAGGGGCTCGTCCACCTCGTCGAGGCGCTCGCCAAGCTGCGCACCGAACGACCCGACGCCCACCTGGTCGTCGTCGGCAAACGCGCCGAGAAGGGCCCGGTCGCCCGCGCGATCGAGACGTACGGGCTCCAGGACGCCGTGCGGTTCGTGAAGGGCATCACCGACGCCGAACTCGTGGACCTGGTGCGCAGTGCGCAGGTCGCCTGCGTGCCCTCCCTCTACGAGGGCTTCTCGCTGCCGGCCGCCGAGGCCATGGCCACCGGTACGCCGCTCGTCGCCACCACCGGCGGGGCGATCCCCGAGGTCGCCGGCCCCGATGGGGAGACCTGCCTCGCCGTGCCGCCCGGCGACGCGGGGGCACTGGCCGCCGCGCTGGGCCGGCTGCTGGGTGACGAGCGGCTGCGCGCCCGCCTCGGCGCCGCCGGACGCGAGAGAGTCCTGGCCCGGTTCACCTGGGCGAAGGCCGCCGAGGGGACCGTGGTCCACTACCGGGCCGCCATCGAGCAGGCCCGTTCCCGTCGCTCGCGCTGACACCGTTTCGACCCACCACCCGTACACCCCCGCGACCCGCGAAGGCAGGACCCCGTGCTGACCGTCGATTTCTCCCGGTTCCCGCTCGCCGCAGGCGACCGTGTGCTCGACCTGGGCTGCGGCGCAGGCCGGCACGCCTTCGAGTGCTACCGGCGCGGCGCCCAGGTGGTCGCCGTGGACCGCAACGGCGAAGAGATCCGCGAAGTCGCCAAGTGGTTCGCCGCCATGAAGGAGGCCGGCGAGGCGCCCGCGGGCGCCACCGCCACCGCCATGGAGGGCGACGCGCTGGCCCTGCCCTTCCCGGACG
This Streptomyces sp. NBC_00539 DNA region includes the following protein-coding sequences:
- a CDS encoding glycosyltransferase family 4 protein — encoded protein: MTAEAMVTSPFAGSVADGDRPLRIALLTYKGNPFCGGQGVYVRHLSRELVRLGHSVEVIGAQPYPVLDTGATLTELPSLDLYRSPDPFRTPGREEYRDWIDALEVATMWTGGFPEPLTFSLRARRHLAARAGDFDVIHDNQTLGYGLLGELGAPLVTTIHHPITVDRKLDLAAAKDRKKRLSVRRWYGFTRMQGRVARRLPSVLTVSGSSRQEIAEHLGVRDERIHVVHIGADTDLWSPDASVAEVPGRIVTTSSADVPLKGLVHLVEALAKLRTERPDAHLVVVGKRAEKGPVARAIETYGLQDAVRFVKGITDAELVDLVRSAQVACVPSLYEGFSLPAAEAMATGTPLVATTGGAIPEVAGPDGETCLAVPPGDAGALAAALGRLLGDERLRARLGAAGRERVLARFTWAKAAEGTVVHYRAAIEQARSRRSR